A genomic window from Luteolibacter sp. LG18 includes:
- the tatA gene encoding twin-arginine translocase TatA/TatE family subunit, which translates to MNLPLAILSPVEIGLILVVLLLLFGAKKLPDLARGMGRSLTEFHKGKEEGEAEVSKAGSDKES; encoded by the coding sequence ATGAATCTACCACTCGCGATCCTCAGCCCTGTTGAAATCGGTCTTATCCTGGTCGTCCTGCTGCTGCTCTTCGGAGCCAAGAAGCTCCCGGACCTGGCCCGTGGCATGGGCCGCAGCCTCACGGAGTTTCACAAAGGCAAGGAAGAAGGGGAGGCCGAAGTGTCCAAGGCTGGTTCCGACAAGGAATCCTGA